One part of the Lachnospiraceae bacterium JLR.KK002 genome encodes these proteins:
- a CDS encoding glycosyltransferase family 2 protein — MKITPYKIKKGIRYFRHYGPKAFWNRLRDKMEPDEVPYQPWFERHRAGQEELERQRRQSRKFACRPLLSVVVPCYQTPEKYLVEMLDSVREQSYENWELCLMDATPSDEVETAVRRYCSEYQENRIHYHRLEENLGIAGNTNQGLEAATGSWTGFLDHDDLLAPEAFYEIVSLINQDSEVEVIYSDEDQVEETRQGLRHQNPHFKPEFSPDLLCSNNYITHFLCVKNSVIKQAGGFREAFDGAQDYDFILRCTELARKTGHVAKVLYHWRVHSNSTADNPLSKTYAYEAGQRAIQEHLTRTGKKGRVSQLPHFGFYRVKYEVEGEPLVSILIPSKDQSAMLRRCVESIRKSTYQNYEIIVIENSSTDSETFAYYQELQDRQQARVVVWEEGFNYSAINNFGAAHAKGSYFILLNNDIEIITEDWIEELLGNCQRPEVGIVGARLYYPDNTVQHAGIVVGIDGIAANMFPGLRRGQEGYYHKAALQLNYSAVTAACLMVSREVFEKVHGLEEKLAVAFNDVDFCLRVGQAGYLVVYDPFVEAYHYESKTRGAEDTQEKVRRFGEEIEFFRTRWIELLKKGDPCYNPNFSLKKCNYALKP, encoded by the coding sequence ATGAAAATCACACCTTACAAAATAAAAAAAGGCATACGGTATTTCAGGCATTATGGGCCGAAGGCTTTCTGGAACCGTCTGCGTGACAAAATGGAGCCGGATGAGGTGCCATATCAGCCCTGGTTTGAGAGACACAGGGCCGGTCAGGAAGAACTGGAACGCCAGAGGCGGCAGAGCAGAAAATTTGCCTGCCGCCCTTTGCTCAGTGTGGTGGTTCCCTGTTATCAGACTCCGGAAAAATATCTGGTGGAAATGCTGGATTCCGTGCGGGAGCAGTCCTATGAGAACTGGGAGCTGTGCCTGATGGATGCAACGCCTTCAGATGAGGTGGAAACAGCAGTCCGCCGGTACTGCAGTGAATATCAGGAAAACCGGATTCACTACCATCGTCTGGAAGAAAACCTGGGAATTGCCGGAAATACCAACCAGGGACTGGAAGCAGCCACAGGTTCCTGGACTGGATTTCTGGACCATGACGATTTGCTGGCTCCGGAAGCATTTTATGAGATCGTTTCTCTGATTAATCAGGATTCGGAAGTGGAAGTGATTTATTCGGATGAAGACCAGGTGGAGGAAACCAGACAGGGCCTGAGACATCAGAATCCCCACTTCAAACCGGAATTCAGCCCCGATTTGCTGTGTTCCAACAATTACATCACCCATTTCCTGTGTGTAAAGAATTCCGTGATAAAGCAGGCGGGAGGGTTCCGGGAAGCATTTGACGGAGCACAGGATTATGATTTCATCCTGCGCTGTACGGAACTTGCCAGGAAGACCGGGCATGTGGCAAAAGTGCTGTACCACTGGAGAGTTCACAGTAATTCCACAGCAGATAATCCCCTCAGTAAAACCTATGCCTATGAGGCGGGGCAGAGAGCGATACAGGAACATCTGACACGGACAGGGAAAAAGGGCCGGGTATCACAACTTCCTCATTTTGGCTTTTACCGTGTAAAATACGAGGTGGAAGGAGAACCTCTGGTTTCCATTTTAATTCCCAGCAAAGACCAGTCTGCCATGCTTCGCCGCTGTGTGGAGTCCATTCGGAAATCCACCTATCAGAATTATGAAATTATCGTGATTGAAAATAGCAGTACGGATTCGGAGACATTTGCTTATTATCAGGAACTCCAGGACAGACAGCAGGCCCGTGTAGTGGTATGGGAGGAAGGATTTAATTACTCGGCTATCAATAATTTCGGCGCGGCCCATGCAAAAGGCAGCTATTTTATTCTGCTGAATAATGATATAGAGATTATTACGGAAGACTGGATAGAGGAACTGCTGGGGAACTGCCAGCGGCCGGAGGTGGGCATTGTGGGCGCCCGTCTGTATTATCCGGATAACACGGTGCAACATGCCGGAATTGTTGTGGGCATTGACGGAATCGCTGCAAATATGTTTCCGGGACTCAGAAGGGGGCAGGAAGGTTATTATCATAAGGCGGCTCTGCAGCTCAATTACAGCGCGGTGACAGCGGCCTGCCTGATGGTGTCCAGGGAAGTCTTTGAAAAAGTTCATGGGCTGGAAGAAAAGCTGGCAGTGGCCTTTAACGACGTGGATTTCTGCCTGCGGGTGGGACAGGCAGGATATCTTGTGGTGTATGACCCCTTTGTGGAAGCATACCATTATGAATCCAAAACCCGCGGAGCGGAAGATACCCAGGAAAAGGTGCGGCGGTTCGGGGAAGAAATCGAATTTTTCCGCACCCGCTGGATAGAGCTGCTGAAAAAGGGAGACCCCTGTTATAACCCGAATTTTTCTCTGAAAAAATGCAATTATGCGCTGAAGCCATGA
- a CDS encoding glycosyltransferase family 2 protein, which yields MKDISITIVAYNNEKDVRNAVRSIMECTAVAVSKELFLVDNSSKKNRLSRLERKYPEVTYLRPGKNLGFGGGHNYVLPRLDSRFHAIVNPDIILTEDSFSVLLKFMEQNSVGMAVPRMTDEDGKLQPVYRRKLTVGDLLIRYFPGCCFKKRRSYHTMQEMDYGKPFRVPFAQGSFLFIRTELFRRLGGFDRRYFMYMEDADLCRRVNGRSSLWYCPDTTVIHKWERGSHKNPALLKMHLISMVRYFQKWGWKLW from the coding sequence ATGAAAGATATTTCAATCACTATTGTAGCATATAATAATGAAAAAGATGTAAGGAATGCGGTACGTTCCATTATGGAATGTACCGCTGTCGCTGTTTCAAAAGAACTGTTTCTGGTGGACAACAGCAGTAAAAAAAACCGTCTGTCCCGGCTGGAGCGGAAGTATCCGGAAGTCACATATCTGCGTCCCGGTAAAAATCTGGGATTCGGAGGAGGGCACAATTACGTGCTGCCCCGGCTGGATTCCAGGTTTCATGCCATTGTAAATCCCGATATCATTCTGACAGAAGACAGTTTTTCTGTTTTGCTGAAATTTATGGAGCAGAACTCTGTCGGTATGGCCGTTCCCCGTATGACGGATGAGGATGGGAAACTGCAGCCTGTTTACCGGCGGAAACTGACGGTTGGGGATTTGCTCATCCGGTACTTTCCCGGATGCTGTTTTAAAAAGCGCCGTTCATATCATACCATGCAGGAGATGGATTACGGGAAACCTTTTCGGGTGCCCTTTGCTCAGGGCAGTTTCCTGTTTATCCGTACGGAACTGTTTCGTCGGCTTGGGGGATTTGACAGGCGCTATTTTATGTATATGGAGGATGCAGATTTATGCAGGCGGGTCAATGGGAGGAGCAGCCTCTGGTATTGTCCCGATACCACGGTGATTCATAAATGGGAGCGGGGCTCCCATAAAAATCCGGCCTTACTGAAAATGCACCTGATTTCCATGGTACGGTATTTTCAGAAATGGGGGTGGAAATTATGGTGA
- a CDS encoding recombinase family protein, with product MNTQKIFGYIRVSTREQNEDRQRIALLEMGVPKHQIYMDKMSGKNFERPQYRKLLRKLDSNSILFIKSIDRLGRNYADLNEQWRIITKEKKADIVVIDMPLLDTRREKNLLGTFINDLVLALLSYVAENERINIRQRQAEGIAAAKARGVKFGRPPLPLPDNFQEVYENWSMKKITLKQAAKACNLPESTFFYKAKAIEKTSSI from the coding sequence ATGAACACACAAAAGATATTCGGATACATAAGGGTATCCACCAGAGAACAGAACGAAGACAGACAGCGCATTGCCCTCCTTGAAATGGGCGTGCCAAAACATCAGATTTACATGGACAAGATGTCCGGTAAAAATTTTGAAAGGCCTCAATACCGGAAACTGCTGAGAAAACTGGACAGCAACTCCATTCTCTTTATCAAATCCATCGACCGTCTTGGGCGAAACTACGCGGATCTCAACGAACAGTGGCGGATTATTACCAAAGAAAAGAAAGCTGATATTGTAGTCATTGATATGCCCCTTCTGGACACAAGGCGGGAGAAAAACCTTCTGGGCACCTTTATCAACGACCTGGTGCTGGCTCTGCTCAGCTATGTGGCTGAAAATGAGCGTATCAACATTCGCCAGAGACAGGCGGAGGGCATTGCCGCCGCAAAGGCCAGAGGAGTAAAATTCGGCCGGCCGCCTCTGCCGCTGCCGGACAATTTTCAGGAAGTGTATGAGAACTGGTCCATGAAAAAAATAACATTAAAGCAGGCCGCCAAAGCCTGCAATTTACCGGAAAGCACGTTTTTCTATAAAGCGAAAGCCATTGAAAAGACCAGCTCCATCTGA
- a CDS encoding DNA-directed RNA polymerase subunit M yields the protein MMKVFICPECGSITTVSRRKEIYCHKCGGTRMIPSRLTFSQYSEMDEQQRKDYSESWLYIRNKTQN from the coding sequence ATGATGAAAGTGTTTATCTGCCCGGAATGCGGAAGCATTACAACAGTATCCAGAAGGAAAGAGATTTACTGCCATAAATGCGGGGGAACCAGAATGATTCCCTCCAGACTGACCTTTTCCCAGTACAGTGAAATGGACGAGCAGCAGAGGAAAGATTATTCGGAGAGCTGGCTCTACATAAGGAATAAAACCCAAAATTAA
- a CDS encoding LCP family protein, whose protein sequence is MAKQSKAQGAKQPTKKSKKRKRRKLLIVAIELMILLVAVGWIWVNGKMDKLDTDVSFKGKDVRVELPEETQDVLGEYTTIALFGLDNRDEGSYERGNSDVIMVARIDKDTKEVRLVSVYRDTFLKMADLDNTEAYSKANAAYAKGGPKQAVRMLNTNLDLDIQEYVSFDFSAVAEAVDILGGVEVEITDEEAGHLNNYCIETSKVTGKSYSPLPGAGTYNLNGVQAVSYGRIRYTTGDDFKRTERQREVLEKMVDKALASDMATINELIDTVFPEVKTSLSKTEILALAADAFSYKMGETAGFPFDKGSAVVSISYQKGSQDCVIPADLSANVKQLHDFLYGTDDYQVTESVQSISDEIVYRTGVRADKGE, encoded by the coding sequence ATGGCAAAACAAAGTAAAGCACAGGGGGCAAAACAGCCCACGAAGAAGAGTAAGAAAAGGAAGAGGCGAAAGCTGCTGATAGTGGCAATTGAGCTGATGATTCTGCTGGTGGCAGTGGGCTGGATCTGGGTAAACGGGAAGATGGATAAGCTGGATACGGACGTTTCCTTTAAAGGGAAGGACGTAAGGGTGGAACTGCCCGAAGAGACACAGGATGTACTGGGAGAATACACAACCATTGCGCTGTTTGGTCTGGATAACCGGGACGAGGGTTCTTATGAGCGGGGAAATTCAGACGTTATTATGGTGGCCAGAATTGATAAGGATACCAAGGAGGTAAGGCTGGTTTCCGTGTATCGTGACACTTTTCTGAAAATGGCGGATCTGGATAATACGGAGGCTTACAGTAAGGCAAATGCAGCTTATGCAAAAGGCGGGCCCAAACAGGCGGTCCGTATGCTGAATACCAATCTGGATCTGGATATCCAGGAGTATGTTTCTTTTGATTTTTCAGCAGTGGCGGAAGCAGTGGATATTCTGGGCGGCGTGGAAGTGGAAATAACAGATGAGGAAGCAGGCCATCTGAACAATTACTGTATAGAGACCTCTAAAGTAACCGGAAAAAGTTACAGCCCTCTGCCAGGAGCCGGCACCTATAATCTGAATGGGGTACAGGCAGTTTCCTATGGTAGAATCCGGTATACGACAGGAGATGATTTCAAAAGAACGGAGCGTCAGAGAGAAGTTCTGGAGAAAATGGTGGATAAAGCTCTGGCATCAGACATGGCTACAATCAACGAACTGATTGATACCGTATTTCCTGAGGTAAAGACCAGTCTGTCCAAAACAGAAATTCTGGCTCTTGCAGCAGATGCTTTTAGTTATAAAATGGGAGAGACAGCGGGATTTCCCTTTGATAAAGGCAGCGCAGTGGTAAGCATTTCCTATCAGAAAGGCAGTCAGGACTGTGTCATACCTGCGGATTTGTCTGCCAATGTGAAACAGCTCCATGATTTCCTGTATGGAACAGACGATTATCAGGTGACAGAGAGCGTGCAGAGTATCAGTGATGAAATTGTGTACCGCACAGGCGTGAGGGCGGACAAGGGCGAATAA
- the glmS gene encoding glutamine--fructose-6-phosphate transaminase (isomerizing) has protein sequence MCGIVGYIGESQAAPVLLDGLSKLEYRGYDSAGIAVYDGENIQVRKAVGRLKVLSELTHDGATMPGTSGIGHTRWATHGAPSQDNAHPHYNQTETIAVVHNGIIENYLKLRKRLEQKGYQFLSETDTEVVAHLLDRYYKGDPVEAITKVMHRVEGSYALGIIFKEHPDKIYAVRKDSPLIVGHGKDGNLIASDVPAVLKYTRNVYFIQNEEIAVLTGESIDFYNVDGEEIQKESTTIDWDINAAEKGGYEHFMLKEMYEQPQTVRDTLNPRIKDGAIVIEELGMSDEEIRSIRRIHIVACGSAYHTGVTAKYIFEGLARIPVEVDLASEFRYRNPILDSEDLVIIISQSGETADSLAALREAKTRGVKTLGIVNVVGSSIAREADRVMYTWAGPEIAVATTKAYSAQLIAEYLLAIKFAQVRGEITEHEVAGFLRDLQKLPEQIEMLLSNKEKVQHFANRYIAAKDVFFVGRGIDYAISLEGSLKLKEISYIHSEAYAAGELKHGTISLIEEGTLVAAVVTQEDLYKKTISNIVELSSRGAFVLAVTNAGNRDIEKAADYVIYIPQTNRYFTNSLAIIPLQLFSYYVAVGKGCDVDKPRNLAKSVTVE, from the coding sequence ATGTGTGGAATTGTAGGGTATATCGGAGAATCTCAGGCGGCGCCTGTTTTACTGGACGGTTTGTCAAAACTGGAATACAGAGGATATGATTCGGCGGGAATTGCAGTGTACGACGGAGAAAACATTCAGGTCAGGAAAGCGGTGGGGCGTCTGAAAGTGCTCAGTGAGCTGACCCATGACGGCGCTACCATGCCGGGAACGTCGGGAATCGGGCATACACGCTGGGCTACCCACGGGGCTCCTTCCCAGGACAATGCGCACCCTCATTATAATCAGACAGAGACCATTGCGGTGGTGCACAATGGAATCATAGAGAATTATCTGAAGCTGCGAAAGCGGCTGGAGCAGAAGGGTTATCAGTTTCTGTCCGAGACGGATACGGAGGTTGTGGCCCATCTTCTTGATCGTTATTATAAAGGAGATCCGGTGGAAGCCATCACCAAGGTTATGCATCGGGTGGAAGGTTCCTATGCGCTGGGAATTATTTTTAAGGAGCATCCGGATAAAATATATGCAGTACGGAAAGACAGCCCTCTTATTGTGGGCCATGGAAAGGACGGAAATCTGATTGCGTCCGACGTTCCTGCCGTACTGAAATACACCAGAAATGTTTATTTTATACAGAATGAAGAAATCGCGGTTTTAACAGGAGAGAGTATTGACTTTTACAATGTGGACGGTGAGGAAATTCAGAAAGAATCCACTACCATAGACTGGGATATCAATGCGGCGGAAAAAGGCGGCTATGAGCATTTTATGTTAAAGGAAATGTACGAGCAGCCCCAGACCGTAAGAGATACCCTGAACCCCAGAATAAAAGACGGTGCGATTGTGATTGAGGAACTGGGTATGAGCGACGAGGAAATCCGCTCTATCCGCAGAATCCATATCGTTGCCTGCGGTTCCGCGTACCATACCGGCGTTACCGCCAAATATATTTTTGAAGGCCTGGCCAGAATTCCCGTGGAAGTGGATCTGGCTTCCGAGTTCCGTTATCGCAATCCCATTCTGGATTCGGAAGATCTTGTGATTATTATCAGTCAGTCCGGAGAAACAGCAGATTCTCTGGCCGCACTGCGGGAAGCAAAAACACGCGGCGTCAAGACACTGGGAATTGTCAATGTGGTGGGAAGTTCCATTGCACGGGAAGCCGATCGGGTGATGTATACCTGGGCAGGGCCGGAGATTGCGGTGGCAACTACAAAGGCTTACAGCGCCCAGCTGATTGCAGAATATCTGCTGGCCATTAAATTTGCACAGGTGCGCGGAGAGATTACGGAACATGAAGTGGCAGGATTTTTGAGAGATTTACAGAAACTGCCGGAACAGATAGAAATGCTTCTGAGCAACAAAGAAAAAGTACAGCATTTTGCCAATCGTTATATTGCGGCAAAAGATGTATTTTTTGTGGGGCGTGGCATAGATTATGCCATTTCGCTGGAAGGTTCTCTGAAGTTAAAGGAAATTTCCTATATTCACTCGGAAGCCTATGCGGCGGGCGAATTAAAGCATGGCACCATTTCTCTGATTGAGGAAGGGACGCTGGTGGCCGCTGTGGTGACCCAGGAAGACCTGTACAAAAAGACCATCAGCAATATTGTGGAACTGAGCAGCCGGGGGGCTTTTGTCCTTGCAGTAACCAATGCGGGTAACCGTGACATTGAGAAAGCAGCCGATTATGTCATTTACATTCCCCAGACCAACCGGTATTTTACCAATTCTCTGGCAATTATTCCCCTGCAGCTTTTCAGCTATTACGTTGCAGTAGGCAAGGGCTGCGATGTGGATAAGCCCAGGAATCTGGCGAAATCCGTCACTGTAGAGTGA
- a CDS encoding glycosyltransferase family 2 protein has translation MVTQEIRVSVAMVTYNGERYIREQISSVMSQLQEQDELVISDDGSVDDTIAIIKEYRKADARIRLLKGPGQGIKKNVEYAIRHTRGRYIFLADQDDIWMEHKVEKVLEAFEQQHAMVVIHDARVFGGENPEQIVTESFFRYRRSVPGVWKNMLKNSYIGCCMAFRRELKGIILPIPEKIEMHDQWIGILGDYTAGKSFFLQEPLLLYRRHGDNNSSMKHYGFGKMLRNRLWFFSYFFVRIIQYYQKIHVISGKFKKNDG, from the coding sequence ATGGTGACACAGGAAATCCGCGTTTCCGTGGCCATGGTGACTTATAATGGGGAACGTTACATTCGGGAACAGATATCTTCTGTGATGAGCCAGCTTCAGGAACAGGATGAACTGGTAATTTCTGACGATGGCTCCGTTGACGATACCATTGCCATTATAAAAGAATACCGGAAGGCAGACGCCAGAATCCGCCTGTTAAAAGGGCCTGGCCAGGGGATTAAAAAGAATGTGGAGTATGCCATCCGCCATACCAGAGGCAGGTATATTTTTCTGGCGGATCAGGACGATATCTGGATGGAGCATAAAGTGGAAAAGGTACTGGAGGCTTTTGAACAGCAACATGCCATGGTGGTGATTCATGACGCCAGGGTATTTGGGGGAGAGAATCCGGAACAGATTGTGACGGAATCTTTTTTCCGATACCGGCGTTCCGTCCCCGGAGTCTGGAAAAATATGCTGAAAAACAGCTACATTGGCTGTTGTATGGCGTTTCGGCGGGAACTGAAAGGGATTATTCTGCCCATTCCGGAGAAAATTGAAATGCATGACCAGTGGATTGGCATTCTGGGGGACTATACGGCTGGAAAATCCTTCTTTTTGCAGGAGCCGCTGCTATTATACCGGCGTCATGGAGATAATAATTCCAGTATGAAACATTATGGTTTTGGTAAAATGTTACGAAACCGTCTCTGGTTTTTCAGTTATTTTTTTGTAAGAATTATACAATATTACCAGAAAATACATGTCATTTCTGGAAAATTCAAGAAAAATGACGGTTGA
- a CDS encoding sugar transferase → MYKKQKKSWVKHLDFLILDLLCLETAFYSSCLIRLGNIKRLPFLMDYYNRLAVVLLLVDICIVFFFEAYTGILRRNKIQELKAVIVHCSIIFATITIYVWATKQSEIYSRQIIFVFWGFAIVIEYFSRCLWKIYIRQRMIRGKKFSQLIVVTEERYAEECVGDFQHDRYKEFEVTGVVIVDKNRIGDEICGVPVVACADSFLEYVRINVVDEIFINGNTRESSEALANELLELGLTVHFNLVRESRLMPNKMVEKCGKYMVLTTSMKIATTRQVLIKRCMDILGSLVGLLLTGIAFLIFAPIIKIQSPGPIFYAQTRIGRNGRRFKFYKFRTMVVGADKMKQDLMAQNEMEGLMFKMEHDPRIFGVGRFMRKFSIDELPQFWNVLKGDMSLVGTRPPTEEEFEQYELHHKARLGIRPGLTGMWQVSGRSDIKNFEEIVALDTQYISNWSLGMDVRILFRTIGVVLTGKGSS, encoded by the coding sequence ATGTATAAAAAACAGAAAAAAAGCTGGGTAAAACATCTGGATTTCCTGATACTGGATTTACTGTGTCTGGAGACAGCTTTTTACAGTTCCTGTCTGATTCGACTGGGAAATATCAAAAGGCTTCCGTTCCTGATGGATTACTATAACCGTCTGGCGGTGGTTCTGCTTCTGGTAGATATCTGCATTGTATTTTTCTTTGAAGCATATACCGGAATCCTGAGACGTAATAAAATTCAGGAACTGAAAGCAGTGATTGTACACTGCAGTATTATATTTGCCACCATTACCATATATGTCTGGGCTACCAAACAGTCGGAAATTTATTCCAGACAGATTATTTTTGTGTTCTGGGGATTTGCTATCGTAATAGAATATTTCTCCAGATGCCTGTGGAAAATATATATCCGCCAGCGCATGATACGGGGGAAAAAGTTTTCCCAGCTGATTGTGGTGACGGAGGAGCGTTATGCGGAAGAATGCGTGGGAGATTTCCAGCATGACCGATATAAGGAATTTGAAGTAACCGGCGTAGTGATTGTGGACAAAAACAGAATCGGAGATGAAATCTGCGGGGTGCCGGTGGTGGCCTGTGCAGACAGCTTTCTGGAATATGTGCGCATCAATGTGGTGGATGAAATATTTATCAACGGAAATACCAGGGAGAGCAGCGAGGCGCTGGCCAACGAACTGCTGGAACTGGGCCTGACGGTACATTTCAATCTGGTGCGGGAGTCCAGACTGATGCCCAACAAAATGGTGGAAAAATGCGGAAAATACATGGTTCTGACCACCAGTATGAAGATTGCCACCACAAGGCAGGTGCTGATTAAGCGGTGTATGGATATTCTGGGAAGTCTGGTGGGGCTGCTTCTGACCGGAATCGCCTTTCTGATTTTCGCACCCATCATTAAAATACAGTCTCCGGGGCCGATATTTTACGCTCAGACCCGAATCGGAAGAAACGGCAGGCGTTTTAAATTCTACAAATTCCGCACCATGGTGGTGGGAGCGGATAAAATGAAGCAGGACCTGATGGCTCAGAATGAGATGGAAGGGCTGATGTTCAAAATGGAGCATGATCCCAGGATTTTTGGGGTAGGAAGATTTATGCGGAAATTTTCCATTGACGAGCTGCCCCAGTTCTGGAACGTGCTGAAAGGGGATATGAGCCTGGTTGGGACAAGGCCTCCTACGGAGGAAGAATTTGAACAGTATGAGCTTCATCACAAGGCAAGGCTGGGCATCCGGCCGGGGCTTACCGGTATGTGGCAGGTCAGCGGAAGAAGCGATATTAAGAATTTTGAGGAGATTGTGGCACTGGATACCCAGTATATTTCCAACTGGTCCCTGGGAATGGATGTGCGGATTCTGTTTCGGACCATTGGAGTGGTGCTCACAGGCAAAGGATCATCATGA
- a CDS encoding GtrA family protein, with the protein MKKIMRQFCRFSLVGVVSFLVDYALLFTFTETFHMHYLLSSMLSFSAATVFNYIYSTKYVFDCNVEHRKKGRFSIFLLLSGCGLLLNSIIMKMLVEHLELYYMLAKICTALLVSFWNFISRKVFLEDGVRQRIAGKRKELFQRG; encoded by the coding sequence ATGAAAAAGATTATGAGACAATTTTGCAGGTTCAGCCTGGTTGGAGTGGTGTCTTTCCTGGTGGATTATGCGCTGCTGTTTACATTTACGGAAACATTTCACATGCATTATCTGCTGTCTTCCATGCTGTCTTTTTCGGCAGCAACAGTCTTTAATTATATATACAGTACAAAATATGTATTTGATTGTAACGTGGAGCACAGAAAGAAAGGGCGGTTCAGTATTTTTCTCCTGCTAAGCGGTTGCGGACTTCTGCTGAATTCTATAATTATGAAAATGCTTGTGGAACATCTGGAGCTGTATTATATGCTGGCCAAAATCTGTACGGCGCTGTTGGTGTCTTTTTGGAATTTTATCTCCAGGAAGGTGTTTCTGGAGGATGGGGTAAGGCAGAGGATTGCAGGGAAGAGAAAGGAACTGTTTCAGAGAGGGTAG